From Granulicella sp. WH15, the proteins below share one genomic window:
- a CDS encoding PQQ-binding-like beta-propeller repeat protein, with amino-acid sequence MLTSLLSSGSKTVKAAALALAVAIHCNAIGAASEKPQAVDWPVYGGTENQHYSPLKQINTANVSKLKLAWTYDSGEKEGGLETSPIIVGDAMYACTPSQKIIKLNAATGELLWKFASGISSTQPSRGVSYWTDGKEGRVLAAVMNYLYALDPKTGKPIASFGENGRIDLRKGLRGDYRRQSIALTTPGTIYKDLIIVSGRNPEAYPAPPGHIRAFDVRTGALRWTFHTIPHPGEAGYETWPKDAWKYAGAANNWSGMSIDKGRGILYVPTGSAVFDFYGGDRIGNDLFADSLLALDAATGKLLWHFQEVHHDIWDRDLPAPPALVTVQRDGKMVDAVVQTTKQGYVYVFDRVTGKPLFPIEEVKVPASEVPGEVTSPTQPRPVTPAPYARQMVTLDDLTTRTPEAHAWAVEEYKKLLVGDQFTPLSDKKIFLLTPGFDGGAEWGGAAVDPVAQVMFTNANNISWLAGLTVPPPSSSQGETLYRNSCSMCHGMDRAGQPPAFPSLLGVQERLTDETIEAQIRNGKGRMPSFPNLSDAEMKEIIHFLKVGELSENTGPETRELATTPASADEIALAKKIPYKFTGYKKFLDPEGYPAVASPWGTLNAIDLKTGKYLWRIPLGEYPELVAKGLKDTGSENYGGPVMTAGGVLFIAATVHDEKLRAFDARTGKLLWETKLPYAGMDTPATYMVHGKQYVVIGAGGGKETTGNHRGGVYVAYSLQE; translated from the coding sequence ATGCTGACATCTCTGCTTTCCAGCGGCTCAAAGACTGTCAAAGCGGCTGCTCTTGCTCTGGCGGTGGCTATTCATTGCAATGCGATCGGGGCGGCCAGCGAGAAGCCCCAGGCGGTGGATTGGCCCGTCTATGGCGGCACGGAGAACCAGCACTACTCGCCGCTGAAGCAGATCAACACGGCCAATGTGAGCAAGCTGAAGCTTGCCTGGACGTATGACAGCGGTGAAAAGGAAGGCGGCCTGGAGACGAGTCCGATCATCGTGGGCGATGCGATGTATGCGTGTACGCCGTCGCAGAAGATCATCAAGCTGAACGCCGCAACCGGAGAGCTTCTGTGGAAGTTCGCCTCAGGTATCTCCAGCACGCAACCCTCGCGTGGGGTCTCGTACTGGACCGATGGCAAAGAGGGACGTGTTTTGGCCGCGGTGATGAACTATCTTTACGCGCTCGATCCGAAGACGGGGAAGCCGATTGCGAGCTTCGGCGAGAATGGGCGTATCGACCTGCGCAAGGGGCTGCGCGGGGACTATCGCAGGCAGTCGATTGCGCTGACTACGCCTGGGACGATCTATAAGGATCTGATTATCGTGAGCGGGAGAAATCCCGAGGCGTATCCTGCGCCGCCGGGGCATATACGCGCCTTCGACGTGCGTACCGGTGCGCTACGTTGGACGTTCCATACGATTCCTCATCCTGGCGAGGCGGGCTACGAGACCTGGCCGAAGGATGCATGGAAGTACGCCGGTGCTGCGAATAACTGGTCGGGGATGTCGATTGATAAGGGACGCGGCATCCTGTATGTACCGACAGGGTCGGCGGTCTTTGACTTCTATGGTGGCGACCGCATAGGCAACGATCTGTTTGCGGATAGCCTGCTTGCGCTGGACGCCGCGACAGGGAAGCTGCTGTGGCACTTTCAAGAGGTGCACCACGATATCTGGGATCGTGATCTGCCTGCTCCACCGGCACTCGTAACCGTGCAGCGTGACGGCAAGATGGTGGACGCTGTGGTGCAGACGACCAAGCAGGGGTATGTGTACGTCTTCGACCGCGTGACTGGGAAGCCTCTCTTTCCGATTGAAGAGGTGAAGGTTCCAGCGAGCGAGGTGCCTGGCGAGGTGACCTCGCCTACGCAGCCCCGGCCTGTGACGCCTGCTCCTTATGCACGGCAGATGGTGACGCTCGACGACCTGACCACGCGCACGCCCGAGGCGCACGCATGGGCCGTGGAGGAGTACAAGAAGCTGCTGGTCGGCGATCAGTTCACGCCTCTTAGTGATAAGAAGATCTTTCTGTTGACGCCGGGGTTTGATGGCGGCGCGGAGTGGGGTGGCGCGGCGGTAGACCCCGTGGCCCAGGTGATGTTTACGAATGCAAATAATATCTCGTGGCTTGCGGGGCTGACGGTTCCGCCTCCTTCGAGTAGCCAGGGGGAGACGCTTTATCGGAATAGCTGCAGCATGTGTCATGGCATGGATCGTGCGGGCCAGCCACCAGCGTTTCCTTCTCTGCTGGGAGTGCAGGAGCGGCTCACCGATGAGACGATTGAGGCGCAGATTCGCAATGGCAAGGGGCGTATGCCGTCGTTTCCTAACTTGAGCGATGCCGAGATGAAAGAGATTATTCACTTTCTCAAGGTCGGCGAGTTGAGCGAAAACACAGGGCCGGAGACACGTGAGTTGGCTACCACGCCTGCATCGGCCGATGAGATTGCGCTGGCGAAGAAGATTCCTTATAAGTTCACGGGGTATAAGAAGTTTCTCGATCCGGAGGGATATCCCGCTGTCGCTTCGCCATGGGGCACGCTGAATGCGATTGATCTCAAAACCGGCAAGTATCTGTGGCGTATTCCTCTTGGAGAGTATCCGGAGCTGGTGGCGAAGGGGCTGAAGGATACGGGCTCGGAGAACTATGGCGGGCCGGTGATGACCGCTGGTGGAGTATTGTTTATCGCGGCGACCGTCCATGATGAGAAGCTGCGCGCCTTCGATGCTCGCACGGGGAAACTGCTGTGGGAGACGAAGCTGCCGTATGCGGGTATGGACACTCCTGCGACCTACATGGTGCATGGCAAGCAGTATGTGGTGATTGGGGCCGGTGGAGGCAAGGAGACGACAGGGAATCATCGCGGTGGTGTATATGTCGCTTACTCATTGCAAGAGTAA
- a CDS encoding sialidase family protein, which produces MAGKNVEKRTLGVVTAALLTAAVMASVPSAWAQTYDPKLWSSLQYRNVGPIRGGRVTAVTGVESQPYTFYMGSTGGGIWKTTDAGHTFFNVSDGQISVGSIGAMMVAPTDPNIIYVGTGSSKIRSNVSIGKGMYKSIDAGKTWKFIGLPDAGQIATVRIDPTNPDIVYVAAQGNPFKANPERGVYKTTDGGKTWKQMLHISDTAGAADLEIQPGHPNVLFASMWHALRTPWTIISGAEEGGIYKSTDGGEHWTKLGGGLPTGLFGRSNVAISNAAPDRIYAIVEAKPGMGFYRSDDAGATWTLVNHETAISTRPFYYSTLSADPNNADNVWLADETWFKSTDAGKHFKQMPIPHGDNHDVWINPKDSRFMVQADDGGATVSIDGGLTWTPQNNQPTAEIYQVYVDNQYPYRLYGAQQDNTTVIVPSQPLGNAQDFREGPGCETGPIIPDTIDPNIVYGGCKGQWSVLNVNTRNEKRYWIGAQSLYGNAGSDQIYRFQRVAPMEVSPNYPHVAYYGSQYLHRTKDGGVTWEKISPDLTAHPAGTQGASGEPITRDATGEEIYSVLYAIKESPAAKGIIWVGSNDGLVHVTRDDGKTWTNVTPKGLLPGGRVQNIDADPHKPGTAYVAIYRYLNGGNFSPYLYRTDDFGAHWTLLTDGTNGIAKDEPTRVVRVDPDRPGLLYAGTEFGMYISFDNGAHWQSFQLNMPVTPVTDIKVTHKDLQISTQGRSFYILDDITPLHEISAQMTAEAHLFKPREAVRTPAPGGGGDAIEHYPPSPTYPRPGAVIDYYLPTEATGDVTLEILDGAGKHIKTFTSATPAAPHHEAGDEEEEAPRRGRGGASRLEKTAGMHRFTWDLRYPGPWGGVATPEGPNGPVAVPGKYMVKLTAGTYTATQLFTVIEDPRITADGVTTADLQEQFDHNMKVRELVSEVNKAVARVRVARTKLANDPDKLAKLNEVASHLITPAIRYSKPELQTHITYLYGMTNATDQKIGHDPVERYETLKKELADRNAELMSILGNQFADLGNAIFPGDVTIVLADDDDGQ; this is translated from the coding sequence GTGGCAGGTAAGAACGTTGAGAAGAGAACTCTGGGAGTGGTCACAGCTGCTCTGCTAACCGCCGCGGTCATGGCCTCCGTACCGAGCGCATGGGCTCAGACCTACGACCCGAAGCTCTGGTCCAGCCTGCAATATCGCAACGTAGGTCCCATCCGCGGCGGCCGCGTGACGGCGGTAACCGGCGTGGAATCTCAGCCCTACACCTTCTACATGGGCTCCACCGGCGGCGGCATCTGGAAGACGACCGACGCGGGCCACACCTTTTTCAACGTCTCCGACGGCCAGATCTCGGTCGGCTCCATCGGCGCGATGATGGTGGCCCCGACCGACCCGAACATCATCTACGTCGGCACCGGCTCCTCCAAGATCCGCAGCAACGTCTCCATCGGCAAGGGCATGTACAAGTCCATCGACGCGGGCAAGACCTGGAAGTTCATTGGCCTGCCCGACGCCGGACAGATCGCCACCGTGCGCATTGACCCGACGAATCCCGACATCGTCTACGTAGCCGCGCAGGGCAATCCCTTCAAGGCCAACCCCGAGCGCGGCGTCTACAAGACCACCGACGGCGGCAAGACCTGGAAGCAGATGCTACACATCTCCGACACCGCCGGAGCCGCCGACCTCGAGATTCAGCCCGGCCACCCCAACGTCCTCTTCGCCTCCATGTGGCACGCCCTGCGCACTCCGTGGACGATCATCAGCGGCGCGGAAGAGGGCGGCATCTATAAGAGCACCGATGGCGGCGAGCACTGGACCAAGCTCGGCGGCGGCCTGCCCACCGGCCTCTTCGGCCGCAGCAACGTGGCCATCTCGAACGCCGCGCCCGACCGCATCTACGCCATCGTCGAGGCCAAACCGGGCATGGGCTTCTACCGCTCGGACGACGCCGGAGCCACCTGGACGCTGGTCAACCACGAGACCGCCATCTCCACCCGTCCCTTCTACTACTCCACCCTCTCCGCCGATCCGAACAACGCCGACAACGTCTGGCTCGCCGACGAGACCTGGTTCAAGAGCACCGACGCGGGCAAGCACTTCAAGCAGATGCCGATTCCGCACGGCGACAATCACGACGTCTGGATCAACCCTAAGGACTCGCGCTTCATGGTGCAGGCCGACGACGGCGGCGCGACGGTCTCGATCGACGGCGGCCTGACCTGGACCCCGCAGAACAACCAGCCTACCGCCGAGATCTACCAGGTCTACGTCGATAACCAGTACCCCTACCGGCTCTACGGCGCGCAGCAGGACAATACCACCGTCATCGTCCCCAGCCAGCCGCTCGGCAACGCGCAGGACTTCCGCGAAGGCCCCGGCTGCGAGACCGGCCCCATCATCCCCGACACCATTGATCCCAACATCGTCTACGGCGGCTGCAAGGGACAGTGGAGCGTCCTGAACGTCAACACTCGCAACGAGAAGCGTTACTGGATCGGCGCGCAGTCGCTCTACGGCAACGCGGGCAGCGACCAGATCTACCGCTTCCAGCGCGTGGCTCCGATGGAGGTCTCGCCCAACTATCCGCACGTGGCCTACTACGGCTCGCAGTACCTGCACCGCACCAAGGACGGCGGCGTCACCTGGGAGAAGATCAGTCCCGACCTGACCGCGCACCCCGCCGGAACCCAAGGCGCGAGCGGTGAGCCGATCACCCGCGACGCCACCGGCGAAGAGATCTACAGCGTCCTCTACGCCATCAAGGAGTCGCCCGCGGCCAAGGGCATCATCTGGGTCGGCTCGAACGACGGCCTCGTCCACGTAACCCGCGACGACGGCAAAACCTGGACCAACGTAACCCCCAAGGGCCTTCTGCCCGGTGGCCGCGTCCAAAACATCGACGCCGATCCGCACAAGCCGGGCACAGCCTACGTCGCCATCTACCGCTACCTGAACGGCGGCAACTTCTCCCCCTACCTCTACCGCACCGACGACTTCGGCGCACACTGGACCCTGCTGACCGACGGCACCAACGGCATCGCCAAGGACGAGCCGACACGCGTAGTCCGCGTCGATCCGGACCGCCCCGGCCTGCTCTACGCCGGAACCGAGTTCGGCATGTACATCTCCTTCGACAACGGCGCGCACTGGCAGTCCTTCCAACTGAACATGCCGGTAACCCCGGTCACCGACATCAAGGTCACCCACAAGGACCTCCAGATCTCCACGCAGGGCCGGTCCTTCTACATCCTCGACGACATCACGCCGCTGCATGAGATCTCCGCCCAGATGACCGCCGAGGCGCATCTCTTCAAGCCGCGCGAGGCAGTCCGCACCCCGGCACCGGGCGGTGGAGGCGACGCCATCGAGCACTATCCGCCGTCGCCGACCTATCCCCGGCCCGGCGCTGTGATCGACTACTACCTGCCCACCGAGGCCACCGGCGACGTCACGCTCGAGATCCTCGACGGCGCAGGCAAACACATCAAGACCTTCACCAGCGCCACTCCGGCAGCGCCGCATCACGAAGCTGGCGACGAAGAAGAAGAGGCACCACGTCGCGGTCGTGGTGGTGCCAGCCGTCTCGAAAAAACTGCAGGGATGCACCGCTTCACCTGGGACCTCCGCTATCCGGGGCCGTGGGGAGGCGTAGCCACCCCCGAGGGTCCGAATGGCCCCGTGGCAGTTCCAGGCAAGTACATGGTCAAGCTGACGGCAGGCACCTACACGGCGACCCAGCTCTTCACGGTGATCGAAGACCCACGCATCACCGCCGACGGCGTCACCACCGCTGATCTACAGGAGCAGTTCGACCACAACATGAAGGTTCGTGAGCTGGTGAGCGAGGTCAACAAGGCCGTAGCCCGCGTGCGCGTGGCGCGGACCAAGCTGGCCAACGATCCAGATAAGCTGGCTAAGCTGAACGAGGTGGCATCGCACCTGATTACACCGGCCATCCGCTACAGCAAGCCCGAGCTACAGACGCACATCACCTACCTGTACGGGATGACCAACGCCACCGACCAGAAGATCGGCCACGACCCGGTAGAGCGGTACGAGACGCTGAAGAAGGAGCTGGCTGACCGGAACGCCGAGCTGATGTCCATCCTGGGCAATCAGTTCGCGGACCTCGGCAACGCTATCTTCCCTGGTGATGTAACCATCGTCCTGGCTGATGATGACGACGGCCAGTAA
- a CDS encoding DUF5597 domain-containing protein, with protein MAAIGFSPFGIDDQGNAPLDLVGITNPAERPDNSAIGNVYAELSRLAPMIVERQGTGGVAVALMEGEAQRAARLSIGEYTANMTRAGAGSRLAAMFLQMGPNEFLVTGVGDAQITFSTDTPGPPIVGIESIDEEFYENGAWVPRRRLNGDENSQGQALRIYASDLAQGRIYRVRLYRYR; from the coding sequence TTGGCGGCGATTGGGTTCTCTCCGTTTGGTATTGACGATCAGGGCAATGCTCCGCTTGATCTTGTAGGGATTACGAATCCGGCGGAGCGGCCGGATAACTCTGCCATCGGCAATGTTTATGCTGAACTGTCCAGATTGGCTCCGATGATTGTGGAGAGGCAGGGAACTGGTGGCGTTGCGGTGGCTCTGATGGAGGGCGAGGCGCAGCGGGCGGCAAGGCTGTCGATTGGGGAATACACGGCCAATATGACCCGGGCGGGCGCAGGATCACGGTTGGCTGCGATGTTCTTGCAGATGGGGCCGAACGAGTTTCTGGTTACCGGCGTTGGAGATGCGCAGATTACTTTTTCGACGGACACTCCTGGACCGCCCATCGTTGGGATTGAAAGTATCGACGAGGAGTTTTATGAGAATGGAGCCTGGGTGCCTCGCAGGCGGCTCAATGGCGATGAGAACTCACAGGGGCAGGCTTTGAGGATCTATGCGAGTGACCTGGCGCAGGGCAGGATCTATCGTGTGCGACTTTATCGCTATCGGTAA
- a CDS encoding RNA polymerase sigma factor → MMAIQEWTIDEQNRFIAEALERDQPRLRSFIRRRVQDAEEAEDLLQDVFYELIEAYRLMKPMEQVTAWLFRVARNRITDLFRRQKPVVLGEPMDDEGEEVSLESLLPSADAGPDAVYARNVLLDLLEAALEELPESQREVFVAHEVQGRSFKEIAEETGVSVNTLLSRKRYAVLHLRERLRETYEGFGK, encoded by the coding sequence ATGATGGCTATTCAGGAGTGGACGATCGACGAGCAGAACCGCTTCATCGCGGAGGCGCTGGAGCGTGACCAGCCGCGGCTGCGTTCGTTCATCCGGCGGCGAGTGCAGGATGCGGAGGAGGCAGAGGATCTTCTGCAGGATGTGTTTTACGAACTGATCGAAGCGTATCGGCTGATGAAGCCGATGGAGCAGGTTACGGCCTGGCTGTTTCGCGTGGCGCGGAACCGGATTACCGATCTGTTTCGGCGGCAGAAGCCGGTAGTGCTCGGCGAGCCGATGGACGACGAGGGTGAGGAGGTCTCACTGGAGTCGCTGCTGCCCTCCGCCGATGCGGGGCCGGATGCGGTGTATGCGCGGAATGTGCTGCTGGACCTGCTGGAGGCGGCGCTTGAGGAGTTGCCGGAGAGTCAGAGGGAGGTCTTTGTGGCGCACGAGGTGCAGGGGCGGAGCTTCAAGGAGATCGCCGAGGAGACGGGCGTGAGCGTGAATACGCTGCTCTCGCGCAAGCGATATGCCGTACTGCATCTGAGGGAGCGGCTGCGGGAGACGTACGAGGGGTTTGGAAAATGA
- a CDS encoding L,D-transpeptidase, which translates to MMNQMKMRNSRREFLWRAAGSVAFICSGSEKNWALQANLETSSMADRVQSLKPGEYLWAPLVAPSGPILAVVSLPVQRCYVYRNGVLIGVSTVSTGKPGHQTPTGIFTVLQKRVQHKSNLYNSAPMPYMQRLTWSGVAMHAGHLPGYPASHGCVRMPMAFAKLLYGATALGMTVVITDLEAVPRVAPTPDLLQSEVATAAAETGASIWTPEKSTRGPVSLILSAADSRLVVLRNGILIGSTPVKISGPVTETTAYSLSKIDAQGFHWMQLPLPGQSWDEKREMTAAERGRVSMPDSFRNALDEELTPGVTLVVTTDSLQAGATGKSLTVIESEPDAPKSKP; encoded by the coding sequence ATGATGAATCAAATGAAGATGCGGAACAGCAGGCGGGAGTTCCTTTGGCGTGCGGCCGGGAGCGTGGCCTTTATATGCAGCGGCTCAGAGAAGAACTGGGCGCTGCAAGCTAATTTAGAAACTTCCAGCATGGCTGACAGGGTCCAAAGCCTGAAGCCGGGAGAGTACCTCTGGGCACCTTTAGTTGCGCCGTCTGGACCGATTCTGGCCGTAGTAAGTCTGCCCGTGCAGCGTTGCTATGTCTATCGCAATGGAGTGCTGATCGGAGTCTCGACTGTCTCTACGGGTAAACCCGGACACCAGACACCGACTGGCATATTTACGGTGTTGCAGAAACGGGTGCAGCACAAATCCAATCTGTATAACTCCGCCCCGATGCCATACATGCAGCGATTGACGTGGTCGGGCGTGGCAATGCACGCGGGCCATCTGCCGGGTTATCCAGCCTCGCACGGTTGTGTGCGAATGCCCATGGCCTTTGCAAAGCTATTGTATGGAGCGACCGCTCTGGGAATGACGGTCGTCATCACGGATCTGGAAGCGGTTCCACGAGTAGCCCCTACACCGGATCTATTGCAGAGCGAGGTCGCGACTGCAGCCGCGGAGACTGGCGCATCCATCTGGACTCCGGAGAAGTCCACACGAGGGCCCGTCTCACTAATCCTGAGCGCTGCCGATAGTAGACTGGTAGTGCTGCGCAACGGCATCCTGATCGGCTCGACGCCGGTGAAGATCTCCGGCCCTGTGACGGAAACAACGGCATACAGCCTGTCTAAAATTGATGCCCAGGGCTTTCACTGGATGCAGCTACCACTGCCCGGACAAAGTTGGGACGAGAAGCGGGAGATGACTGCTGCGGAAAGAGGGCGTGTGAGTATGCCTGACTCATTCCGAAATGCGCTGGACGAAGAACTCACACCGGGCGTGACACTTGTAGTCACCACCGATTCACTCCAGGCAGGCGCAACCGGCAAGAGCCTGACGGTCATCGAATCTGAACCAGACGCACCTAAGTCCAAGCCATAA
- a CDS encoding TonB-dependent receptor translates to MLISPRSRFSLGLLALMGALPAVTYAQSTGALQLQVNDPAGAALTASGHITGPGLNRAVQTDAQGRLSLGDLPFGHYRLEISRPGFISRVVSIYVTSAAPITQSVTLPIQGTSTSITVLSPTPIGQADQSLDQIPVPVQGLTAKNLEDSNALDLADLMNKRLTGVYINENTGNPYQPDINYRGYTASPLLGTPEGLSVYLDGVRQNQPFGDIVSWDLIPKVAIRDMALIPGSDPVYGLNTLGGAISVQTKDGTTAPGGYLQLTGGKFGRRAGEGELGGVLPRGFNYYLAGNLYREDGWRQFSPSEVRQSFAKLGWTTPKTSIFLSGAYADNWLTGNGTSDFRFLKTDYSDVNTIPDVTWDRSPSLTLNATHAATSNLTFSANAYYRYVRADSSNGDLNDDSFDQSLYNLSASDIAALTAAGYTGFPTTGNATTEPYPYWRCLAQVLENNTGGEPSEKCNGVITRTTDKQNSYGLSGLMMWRTKHNRLAVGAGWDRGTSTYHQLTQLGYLNSDNVSFTLVPIFLDGTTFSDGDPVDNRVQLHGTVNTPSVYATDTLTYGPWTVTLSGRYNHTSLKNVDYLPTSSVRGNLNSNNVFQRFNPAAGFTYKPSRFFNTYFNYSEASRSPTSIELGCADPNEPCNLPNALVSDPPLKQVVSRTFEAGIRSNEEGTLHWSADYFFGQNYNDLLFVASEQTGFGYFLNFGKTRRDGVELELSKDWRHGSLGGNYTFLNATYQSPQTVDGGSNSTNDSALAGQPGIDDDIHIVPGDYIPQVPRNMLKVFGQYRPSPKLTVEMDILAVGSSFARGNENNLDQPDGVYYLGSGKSAGYGIGNLGARYQLASRIQLFVQMNNLLDKHYSTGAQLGTTPFDNNNHFVARPFGTPYGTGDGDIPIRTSTFLAPGTPFNIYGGLKITLWKKRS, encoded by the coding sequence ATGCTCATATCTCCTCGTAGTCGATTCTCGCTGGGGCTGCTTGCCCTGATGGGCGCTCTCCCCGCCGTGACCTACGCTCAAAGCACAGGCGCTCTCCAGCTCCAGGTGAACGATCCCGCCGGAGCCGCCCTTACGGCCAGCGGACACATCACCGGTCCCGGCCTCAACCGCGCCGTCCAGACCGACGCACAGGGCCGCCTGTCACTGGGCGATCTCCCCTTCGGCCACTACCGCCTGGAGATCTCTCGCCCCGGCTTCATCTCGCGTGTCGTCTCCATCTATGTCACCTCCGCAGCCCCCATCACGCAGTCCGTCACCCTGCCAATCCAAGGCACGTCAACGAGCATTACCGTTCTCTCTCCCACACCCATCGGACAGGCCGACCAGTCCCTCGACCAGATTCCAGTTCCAGTACAAGGCCTGACCGCAAAGAACCTCGAAGACAGCAACGCCCTCGATCTGGCCGACCTGATGAACAAGCGTCTGACCGGCGTCTACATCAACGAGAACACCGGCAACCCCTACCAGCCCGACATCAACTACCGCGGCTACACGGCCTCTCCCCTGCTCGGCACGCCCGAGGGCCTCTCCGTCTACCTCGACGGCGTCCGCCAGAACCAGCCCTTCGGCGACATCGTCTCCTGGGACCTGATCCCCAAGGTCGCCATCCGCGACATGGCTCTCATCCCCGGCTCCGACCCGGTCTACGGCCTGAACACTCTGGGCGGGGCCATCTCCGTCCAGACCAAGGACGGCACCACCGCTCCCGGCGGCTATCTCCAGCTCACCGGCGGCAAGTTCGGCCGCCGCGCCGGAGAAGGCGAGCTGGGCGGAGTCCTCCCCCGCGGCTTCAACTACTATCTCGCAGGCAATCTCTACCGCGAGGACGGATGGCGGCAGTTCTCCCCCTCCGAGGTCCGGCAGTCCTTCGCCAAGCTGGGCTGGACCACCCCCAAGACCAGCATCTTCCTCAGCGGAGCCTACGCCGACAACTGGCTCACCGGCAACGGTACCTCGGACTTCCGCTTCCTCAAGACCGACTACTCCGACGTCAACACCATTCCCGACGTCACCTGGGACCGCTCACCGTCCCTCACCCTGAACGCAACCCACGCCGCCACCAGCAACCTGACCTTCTCCGCCAACGCCTACTACCGCTACGTGCGCGCCGACAGCTCCAACGGTGACCTGAACGACGACTCCTTCGACCAGTCGCTCTACAACCTGAGCGCCTCCGATATCGCCGCGCTCACCGCCGCCGGATACACCGGCTTCCCCACCACCGGCAACGCCACCACCGAGCCTTATCCCTACTGGCGCTGCCTCGCGCAGGTGCTCGAAAATAACACCGGCGGCGAGCCATCCGAAAAGTGCAACGGCGTCATCACCCGCACCACGGACAAGCAGAACAGCTACGGCCTCTCCGGCCTGATGATGTGGCGGACGAAGCACAACCGCCTCGCCGTTGGAGCAGGCTGGGATCGTGGCACCTCCACCTACCACCAGCTCACCCAGCTCGGCTACCTCAACTCCGACAACGTCTCCTTCACGCTGGTTCCGATCTTCCTCGACGGCACGACCTTCTCCGACGGCGACCCCGTGGACAACCGCGTTCAGCTTCACGGAACCGTCAACACCCCCAGCGTCTACGCTACCGACACCCTGACCTACGGCCCGTGGACCGTCACTCTCTCAGGCCGCTACAACCACACCTCACTCAAAAACGTGGACTACCTGCCCACCTCCTCCGTACGCGGCAATCTGAACAGCAACAACGTCTTCCAGCGCTTCAATCCCGCCGCAGGCTTCACCTACAAACCCTCCCGCTTCTTCAATACCTATTTCAACTACAGCGAGGCAAGTCGCTCCCCCACCTCGATCGAGCTAGGCTGCGCCGACCCCAACGAGCCCTGCAACCTACCCAACGCACTGGTCAGCGATCCCCCACTCAAGCAGGTGGTCTCGCGCACCTTCGAGGCAGGCATCCGCAGCAACGAAGAAGGCACCCTGCACTGGAGCGCGGACTACTTCTTCGGCCAGAACTACAACGACCTGCTCTTCGTAGCCTCCGAACAGACCGGCTTCGGCTACTTCCTCAACTTCGGCAAGACCCGCCGCGACGGTGTGGAGCTGGAGCTATCCAAGGACTGGCGGCACGGCAGCCTGGGCGGCAACTACACCTTCCTGAACGCCACCTACCAGAGCCCACAGACGGTCGACGGCGGCAGCAACAGCACCAACGATAGCGCCCTCGCAGGCCAGCCCGGAATCGACGACGACATCCACATCGTCCCCGGCGACTACATTCCGCAGGTCCCGCGCAACATGCTGAAGGTCTTCGGCCAATACCGTCCGTCACCCAAACTAACGGTCGAGATGGACATCCTCGCCGTAGGCTCCTCGTTCGCACGCGGCAACGAGAACAATCTCGACCAGCCCGACGGCGTCTACTATCTCGGCTCCGGCAAGTCCGCCGGATACGGCATCGGCAACCTGGGCGCACGCTATCAGCTCGCTTCGCGCATCCAGCTCTTCGTGCAGATGAACAACCTGCTCGACAAGCACTACTCCACCGGCGCCCAGCTCGGCACCACGCCCTTCGACAACAACAACCACTTCGTAGCCCGCCCCTTCGGCACCCCCTACGGCACCGGCGACGGCGACATCCCCATCCGCACCTCGACCTTCCTGGCCCCAGGCACGCCCTTCAACATCTACGGCGGGCTAAAGATCACGCTCTGGAAGAAGCGCAGCTAA